The following proteins are encoded in a genomic region of Streptomyces lunaelactis:
- a CDS encoding ABC transporter ATP-binding protein yields the protein MTLSATDLSLTIDGVDHLKSVTAIFEPGRLHTVIGRTMAGKTTLLRALAGLQVVDSGSLTRDGADLLRTPVWRRDTAMVYQQFINYPHLSVFGNVAFPLRRQGLSRDEIQRRVSKSLALVGLTGFERRKPSQLSGGQQQRVAVARALARGTGILLLDEPLANLDYKLREQLRDEFKTLFSDQGDTIVVYTTTEPAEAMMLGDVVLVMHEGRILQVGPPQEVFERPATTTVASIINDPPMNIFPGRIEGGQVTVAGFQATHVSAHLADLPDGAYQFGLRATDVSLASAGVEGAVTFVEISGSETFVHAAVGKTPFVIQIEGIHDVALGDLVKLRLRPERLYAFDEKGSLVRTPSYDLVSVGGR from the coding sequence ATGGCGTCGACCATCTCAAGAGCGTGACCGCAATCTTTGAACCGGGACGGCTCCACACCGTCATCGGCCGGACCATGGCCGGAAAGACGACGCTGCTGCGGGCCCTGGCCGGACTGCAGGTGGTGGACTCCGGCTCCCTGACCAGGGACGGAGCCGATCTCCTGAGAACGCCGGTCTGGCGGCGCGACACCGCCATGGTCTACCAGCAGTTCATCAACTACCCACATCTCAGCGTGTTCGGCAACGTGGCCTTCCCGCTCCGCCGCCAGGGACTGTCACGGGACGAGATCCAACGACGGGTCAGCAAAAGCCTGGCGCTTGTCGGCCTGACCGGCTTCGAGCGGCGCAAGCCGTCACAGCTCTCCGGCGGACAGCAGCAGCGCGTCGCCGTGGCGCGCGCCCTCGCACGCGGCACGGGAATTCTCCTGCTCGACGAGCCACTGGCCAACCTCGACTACAAACTGCGCGAACAGCTGCGCGACGAGTTCAAGACCCTCTTCTCGGACCAGGGCGACACAATAGTGGTCTATACGACGACCGAGCCCGCCGAGGCGATGATGCTCGGTGACGTGGTGCTGGTCATGCACGAGGGACGGATCCTCCAGGTCGGCCCCCCGCAGGAGGTCTTCGAGCGCCCGGCGACAACCACCGTGGCATCCATCATCAACGACCCGCCCATGAACATCTTCCCTGGCCGGATCGAGGGCGGTCAGGTCACGGTGGCCGGCTTCCAGGCCACGCACGTATCCGCGCATCTCGCCGACCTGCCCGACGGCGCCTACCAGTTCGGCCTGCGGGCAACGGATGTCAGCCTGGCCTCCGCCGGTGTCGAGGGCGCGGTCACCTTCGTGGAGATCTCCGGCTCCGAGACCTTCGTTCACGCGGCAGTCGGCAAGACTCCGTTCGTCATACAGATCGAGGGCATCCATGACGTCGCTCTCGGTGATCTTGTGAAACTCCGGCTACGCCCCGAGCGGCTGTACGCCTTCGACGAGAAGGGCTCGCTCGTGCGGACACCTTCGTACGATCTTGTTTCAGTGGGAGGGCGTTGA